One Capillibacterium thermochitinicola genomic region harbors:
- a CDS encoding RNA-binding S4 domain-containing protein: protein MEAIVVQGESIRLEQFLKFAGAVMTGGEAKQLIQSGMVKVNGETERRRGRQLRDQDVVTLPDGSQLLVRIKEEESAPKKD from the coding sequence ATGGAAGCCATCGTTGTGCAAGGGGAATCGATCCGCCTTGAACAATTCCTAAAATTCGCCGGCGCGGTAATGACCGGCGGGGAAGCAAAACAGTTAATCCAGTCGGGAATGGTAAAGGTGAACGGCGAGACGGAACGGAGAAGGGGCCGTCAATTACGCGACCAAGATGTGGTCACGCTGCCCGACGGTTCGCAACTTTTGGTTCGGATTAAGGAAGAGGAAAGTGCACCTAAAAAAGATTAA